The following nucleotide sequence is from Dehalococcoidia bacterium.
GCCTGCTTCTAGTAATAGCAGTTATTGACCTGGAGCAACAACTCATCATGAACTGGCTGGTATATCCGGCCGCGCCTATTGCGACTGCCTTTAGCTTGCTGGCTTACAGGTTGGATATAGTCCCGGATATAACGCATGCTGCTATCGGTTGCGCCATCGGACTGGTCTTGTTTTTACTTATCGCTATACTGTCGCGAGGTGGAATGGGGCTGGGGGACGTTAAGATGGCTGCGCTGATGGGGATAATGCTTGGCTACCCGTCTGTATTGGTAGCCATCTTTTTAGCCATTGTAGCGGGCGGCATTGTGGCTATAGTACTCCTGGCAACCAGGGAAAAGGGACGAAAGCAGGCTATTCCTTTCGGGCCTTTTCTGGCTTTGGGTACTATGCTGGCCTTGTTATGGGGGAATTCGATATGGGGGTGGTACGCACGCGGTTTTAGCTAAAAGTACATTCCCCTCTTGACATATCTAGTATAATAGTACTAGTTATATCATCGGGGTAAGTGTGAAACTAGACCGCAGGCGCTCAAGTTTGGAGATTATTGCTGACATGCTCAGGCTCGGCGAGGCCGGCAAGACTGAGATCATGTACAGCGTCAATATGAGCTACTTCCAGTTGCAGAAGTATTTAAGCTTCCTGCTGGACAGGGGCTTGATCGATAAGGTGAAACTGGGGAACCCGTCGGTCACTTACAGGGTAACCATGAAAGGCCTCGAGGTACTGAGGTCCATAGATGGGTTGATGGATACGCTTGAAATGCGAGATAATGAGAACGCGGAGCTATAGTAAGGAGCCTTTATGTCCGACAAACGCATGCTGATACTGCCGGCCGAGCTGGTCAAGAAAATCGATGACAACCGCGGCGATATGAGCCAGGCGGATTTTCTGGACTATCTGATGGAAAGCCACTTCAAGGGTGACAGCCGTAGCAACGGCGTGGCCCGGGAAGAGATGGACGCTTTAAAGAAAGAGTTGACCGCGCTTATGGCCAGGGAAAAGAAACTGGCCACCAAGGACGAGCTTGAAGCCTTTCACGAAGATACCAAGAAGCTCCTCAAGAGTTTCGTTGACTTTTTCGTAGGCTACGGGCTGGAGTTGGGTGATAAGTCACCCTCCATCGACCTCAGGGACATAACAGGTAAATTAAAGGATCTGGATAAAGGCAGCCCGTCGGACGACGAAGGCCGCGAAGTCAAGATAAAGTGGAAATAGTCCTTAACGAGACTGGCTAAAAAGAGGGAGGCTGAAAAAGCCTCTCTTTTTTGTAATCCCCTCCTCCCTATTTCAGCCACCTCAATCTTAATACCAATAGGCTCGACTGTAGCTGATTTCTGAGTTCCCCTTGCACTCGATATTGGCAAACCGGTGGGGTGTCGAAATGCATATGTTTGGATCCGGGCCGTGATGGTATCTGAATGTCAATAATTTATTTGTGTTGGGCACAGCTCGATGGCAAATATCTCAGTAGCGATAAGGCTCGCCTGATCTGAGAAGAATCCGCTCAAAGTGTGCGGCAAACCTCCCCTCGCGACATAATCCAAAATTAACACACCATATGAATTAAAATCGATAGGCAGTTACGCCAATAATCTTTTACGCATGGCTTAGCCTTAACTAGAACATTGTTCTAGTATAATGAACCTTCCAAAGCACCTTCGTGTATGACATATTGATTCTAAGGTAAATATGTTGTACTTGTTGTTGGGCGCTCTGGGTTTCCCTATCTTTCACTTGGTGGACATCGCAGCCATCAAGCGAATTGCCTGGGCTAAGCCGCTGTCATGGATAAGCGGATGCGGCCTGATAGCATCCGGTGCCATTCTTGCCTGTCTGTCGCCGGACAAGTTTATCCTTCCGGTATGGGCTGTCATATGCGGCTGGATTCTTTTTACGGCCTCGATGTTTCAATTGCTGCATTCCCTGTTCATTAACCTTCCTTTTTATAAAACCTACTTCAAGGTCGGCGTGAGCGATGAGCTTGTTACGAGCGGCCTGTATGCTGTCGTGAGGCATCCCGGCGTATACGGGCTGGGTGTTGCGCTTTTTTCTCTAGTTCTGGTATCGCAATCCAGACTGATGCTGGATGCGGCGCTGGTCTGGATGGCGATAGATATCGTCGTTGTGGCAATACAGGACAGGTTCTTTTTTGAGCGCATGTTTTGTAGCTATGCAGATTATCGCAAGAACACGCCGATGTTAGTTCCCAACTGGCGGAGTCTGACCAGATATGCCACTGATATTACATTGAAAGATCTCGACACGAGGAGGGACGTCACCATGAATAAAGTAGCTGATTTATTCGCCCAGGGTAAATACGATGAGGTATGGCAGATATGCTGCGGTTTTCTCGACCTGAGCATAGCTGATTTCATGCGTATTCAAAATCGGTTGTTGTTAGAACAAATAGGCTTGCTGAAGAGATGCGAACTCGGACAGCGCGTGATGGACGGTGCCAATCCGGAAACCGTTGAGGAATTCCGCGATTGCGTTCCCCTGACTACCTACGCCGATTACGCGCCTTATCTGCTTAAACGCCGTATGGATGTATTGCCCAAAAAACCCCTGTTATGGCAATATACTTCCGGCAAATCGGGTGAGTATGCCTACCGCTGGGCGCCGATAACTGCGCGCGCTTTCGATGAGATCGAGCCGCTGGTATTCGCCATGATGATTCTGGCGGCTGCTAACAAGCGCGGCGAGGTCAATTTTCACAAGAACGACAGGGTGCTCTACAGCATGGCGCCTCCCCCTTATGCCACCGGTACTATCGTGAGAGCCTTCCCGCACGAGCTATTCACCATGCTGCCTCCGGTGGCCGAAGCAGAAAGGATGCCGTTTGAGGAGCGCATGAAAAAAGGTTTCGATATGGCCCTCTCAGAGGGGCTGGATATGTCTATATGTATGTCCAGCGTCGCTGTTGCTATCGGGCAGCGATTCAGCCGACATGCTCAGGAAAAGAGCGATATGAAAAGCTGGCTTAAGAAAAATCCCAAAGCGCTCGTCAGATTGGCTGGCGGCATATTAAAAGCAAAATTGAACCATCGCGCATTGATGCCCAGGGATTTGTGGAAACTGAAGGGGCTGGTTACATTCGGTATCGACGGCGAAGTATTCCGCGAGAAAATCAAAGATATGTGGGGATGCTATCCGCTGGATTTCCACGGCTGCACTGAGGCCCCCGTTATCGCCATGCAGGCCTGGGACCATAGTGGAATGACATTCGTGCCGCATTTGAACTTTTTGGAGTTCATCCCGGAGAAAGACGCCCTGCGTTCGCGCGAAGACATTGCCTTCAAGCCGCGCACTTTTCTTATGAATGAACTGGAACCGGGCAATTACGAGCTGGTAATAACCAGCCTGCACGGCGGACCGTTTATACGTTATCGTCTGGGGCACATGGTCAAGATACTGTCGCGGCGAAACGATAATCTAAACATCGATATCCCCCAGATGAGTTTTGTGGCCCGCATAGACGATCAAATAGATATAGCAGGCTTTACCAGGTTGGGCGAAAAGATAATCTGGCGCGCCATTGAGAATAGCAGGCTGGAGTATGTGGACTGGGTGGCCCGTAAGGAAATGCGCGAAAAACCGATACTCCACCTTTATGTGGAAATGAAGGGCGATGACCGCAATACACCGGTTGAAAAAATTGCCGAATCGATACACGCAGAACTCAAACTACTTGACACGCCCTACGCTGAGCTCGAATCTTTTATCGGTTTGCGGCCGCTTATGATAACACTGCTTCCGGAAGGCGCTTTCAAAACCTATGAACTGCGCCAGAAAGCCGCCGGCGCAGATCTTGCCCACGTAAAGGCTACACATATCAACCCCGGGGAAGAAACCATTAGTTTTCTTGTGGACACTTCTGTTTCGGTCAAAGCCCGGACCGCTGCTCAAAACGCAAGCGTGTGAGATTGCCACAAATAATCGATGAAATGGAAACGAGTATAAATATGGGGAACACTGAAATAATTAAAAGCCGTGTTCTGATCGTAACCGGCTTTGCCCCGGTCAGACTGCCACAACTGCTGGATATGGGAATGCCGGTGGGGCCCATCAGCTTACTGGCGCGTATGGCCGGTAAATCGATACTTCAGTTTTCCATCCCTACCGTCGCCCCGGCGGTGCTGGCCACTTTCCTTACCGAGCGCGGTGTGGATGTGGAAATCGCAGACTACTTTATCGACACTGAAAAAACATACGATGCCGACATCGTGGGAATCTCATCGACTTTCATGGGGGTCGATGATGTAAAACAGATAGCAAACAAGGTTGAGATGGATAACCCCCGGGCTGTGATTATTCTAGGTGGGCCATTATCCTGGTCCGTTCCCCCCGATGAGATTTTAAAAATAGTTCCAGCCATAGATTACATAGTAATGCGCGAAGGTGAACAAACATTTTTGGAATTGATAAGGGCGATTGAAGTTGGGGCAGACACGAACCATATATCGGGGCTTGTCTACAAACGCGGGGGCAGCATTTTAAAAACAATTCCGAGACAGCCGGCACCATGTGAATCGATAAGACAGCCTGATTGGAAGCTGATGGGAATACCATCCACCAGGAGATTGCCTGTATTACCAGTGGAGGCCAGCCGCGGTTGTCCGTTCAACTGCGCCTATTGCTCGGAGGTCTCGTATTGGGATAAACCGGTTAGATACCGTAGCATCGAAAGTGTGGTGCAGGAATTGATTCGCAATGTCGTAGAATTAGGCATCCATACGTTCCGCTTTACCGACTCCTGTTTTTCAGCACCGCCAGAGAGATGTGCACAACTCTGTGACACCATATACGAGTCATGCGATAAGAATGGAATCGCCTTGAAGTGGTCGTCCTATGCGCGCATCAGCAGCCTGAACTATTCGCTGTTAGAGAAAATGAAACGTTCGGGTTGCGTAGCACTCGATATCGGTGTGGAGTCCGGGTCAACGGAAATGCTGCGCTCCATGGGCAGAAATTATGCTCCGGAGGCAGCATTAAAGATAGCTCGCTTTGCAAGAGAGCTTGGCATTATTACCAATTTTAATATCGTCGTTGGGTTCCCTGGCGAAACCCGGGACAGCATCATGCGCACCGCCGAGTTGATTGAAACGGCTGCCCCTGATACGTATGCCAGCTTTCTTTTTTATATGGCTCCCAACACGCGCGTGGACGGTGCGCACGAGCGCTTTCACATTGAAGGCCATGGTCTCAACTGGAAGCACGATACCATGTCCAGCGTCGAAGCTCAGGAAGGCATGCTGGCGCTGGATTCCTATGTTGGAAACTCTGCCAATTTCCCCGGCGGAGAATATTTTGCCTGTTATCTTTCGTCGCTTGGATATACAGTGGACGAAATAAGGGGGTTTTACCATGGCATAACGAATCTTGTAAAAACCCCGGATGATTCTAGCGCTCTGGCGACAGTGGGGCGAGTAGTAGAAAGTGTTCGCATATACTGGTAAAGGAATACTGGAGTGAATTAATATTTTTGTCAAGACAGAACATATCTGAACACAAGCATAAATTAGCGTCTTATCTTGTTGACAAATTAGATTATTTTTAAGCATAATGATTGCCACGATTAACTATGGCGATCAAAGCTTTTTATTGATGGACAGCCGCCGTAAGAGGAGGC
It contains:
- a CDS encoding prepilin peptidase, producing the protein MHMDIAIAFLFVLFGLLVGSFLNVVIDRLPSGQSLAYPPSHCPSCNKRLAVKDLVPVLSYALLKGRCRYCGQPIPLRLPLVEAATAVAFGLLFAFFGLSPELAIALFYFCLLLVIAVIDLEQQLIMNWLVYPAAPIATAFSLLAYRLDIVPDITHAAIGCAIGLVLFLLIAILSRGGMGLGDVKMAALMGIMLGYPSVLVAIFLAIVAGGIVAIVLLATREKGRKQAIPFGPFLALGTMLALLWGNSIWGWYARGFS
- a CDS encoding GH3 auxin-responsive promoter; amino-acid sequence: MLYLLLGALGFPIFHLVDIAAIKRIAWAKPLSWISGCGLIASGAILACLSPDKFILPVWAVICGWILFTASMFQLLHSLFINLPFYKTYFKVGVSDELVTSGLYAVVRHPGVYGLGVALFSLVLVSQSRLMLDAALVWMAIDIVVVAIQDRFFFERMFCSYADYRKNTPMLVPNWRSLTRYATDITLKDLDTRRDVTMNKVADLFAQGKYDEVWQICCGFLDLSIADFMRIQNRLLLEQIGLLKRCELGQRVMDGANPETVEEFRDCVPLTTYADYAPYLLKRRMDVLPKKPLLWQYTSGKSGEYAYRWAPITARAFDEIEPLVFAMMILAAANKRGEVNFHKNDRVLYSMAPPPYATGTIVRAFPHELFTMLPPVAEAERMPFEERMKKGFDMALSEGLDMSICMSSVAVAIGQRFSRHAQEKSDMKSWLKKNPKALVRLAGGILKAKLNHRALMPRDLWKLKGLVTFGIDGEVFREKIKDMWGCYPLDFHGCTEAPVIAMQAWDHSGMTFVPHLNFLEFIPEKDALRSREDIAFKPRTFLMNELEPGNYELVITSLHGGPFIRYRLGHMVKILSRRNDNLNIDIPQMSFVARIDDQIDIAGFTRLGEKIIWRAIENSRLEYVDWVARKEMREKPILHLYVEMKGDDRNTPVEKIAESIHAELKLLDTPYAELESFIGLRPLMITLLPEGAFKTYELRQKAAGADLAHVKATHINPGEETISFLVDTSVSVKARTAAQNASV
- a CDS encoding radical SAM protein — its product is MPQIIDEMETSINMGNTEIIKSRVLIVTGFAPVRLPQLLDMGMPVGPISLLARMAGKSILQFSIPTVAPAVLATFLTERGVDVEIADYFIDTEKTYDADIVGISSTFMGVDDVKQIANKVEMDNPRAVIILGGPLSWSVPPDEILKIVPAIDYIVMREGEQTFLELIRAIEVGADTNHISGLVYKRGGSILKTIPRQPAPCESIRQPDWKLMGIPSTRRLPVLPVEASRGCPFNCAYCSEVSYWDKPVRYRSIESVVQELIRNVVELGIHTFRFTDSCFSAPPERCAQLCDTIYESCDKNGIALKWSSYARISSLNYSLLEKMKRSGCVALDIGVESGSTEMLRSMGRNYAPEAALKIARFARELGIITNFNIVVGFPGETRDSIMRTAELIETAAPDTYASFLFYMAPNTRVDGAHERFHIEGHGLNWKHDTMSSVEAQEGMLALDSYVGNSANFPGGEYFACYLSSLGYTVDEIRGFYHGITNLVKTPDDSSALATVGRVVESVRIYW